Proteins from one Listeria weihenstephanensis genomic window:
- a CDS encoding effector binding domain-containing protein: MSFEIVELNKEIFSGNKVEIPAFDPQKGFAVMSEIKEKAVAEFAKTQEDFVGINASIDDVQTYVVAKSGEGNGETSFEIPAGQYAKFVTDAKERTAIDGFIGQSYGEVMQSETVTVAGTFNLEDLREATFTLYIPVAAK, translated from the coding sequence ATGTCATTTGAAATCGTAGAATTAAACAAAGAAATTTTTTCTGGAAATAAAGTTGAAATCCCAGCATTCGATCCGCAAAAAGGTTTTGCAGTGATGAGTGAAATTAAAGAAAAAGCCGTAGCAGAATTTGCGAAAACGCAAGAAGATTTTGTTGGTATTAATGCAAGTATTGACGATGTACAAACGTATGTTGTAGCAAAATCTGGCGAGGGTAACGGCGAAACATCGTTCGAAATCCCAGCAGGCCAATACGCAAAATTCGTAACCGATGCAAAAGAACGTACGGCGATCGATGGCTTTATTGGTCAATCATACGGTGAAGTTATGCAAAGCGAGACGGTTACAGTGGCAGGTACTTTTAATTTGGAAGACTTAAGAGAAGCAACGTTCACACTGTACATCCCAGTTGCAGCGAAATAA
- a CDS encoding helix-turn-helix transcriptional regulator — MKIERLIGIIMLLLQRELVSASEMATMFEVSKRTIYRDIDTLAMANIPIYTLPGVKGGIGIMPTYKVDKKLLTVEDLTAIITGLGGFEQLLSSTDIKKTLLKMKNMLGHSNELPASPISLDFSNLAMRQEFNEQVEKLHLAIKKQQFVAITYIDRDGNQTTRSVEPYHLLFRNRSWYLQGYSLEREDFRTFKLSRIIDLEVAAETFEGRAFTVKPLNAPITQPPFEMQEVSLIIDKTAREQIVLRFNVNSIEPLDETYFLAKVTLPNHEVGYRFLLTLGVHVTIQNQDDFYDGFVAYLQEIQNKYD; from the coding sequence ATGAAAATTGAGCGACTTATCGGGATTATTATGTTACTTCTCCAACGCGAGTTAGTTAGTGCTTCTGAAATGGCAACGATGTTTGAAGTTTCTAAACGAACGATTTATCGGGATATAGATACACTAGCCATGGCAAATATCCCAATTTATACGCTGCCAGGGGTAAAAGGTGGTATTGGGATCATGCCAACCTATAAAGTCGATAAAAAACTACTCACCGTAGAAGATTTGACAGCGATTATTACAGGATTAGGTGGATTCGAACAACTTCTTTCCTCTACTGATATCAAAAAAACACTTTTAAAAATGAAAAATATGCTTGGCCATTCAAACGAGCTCCCAGCAAGTCCTATTTCGCTCGATTTTTCGAATTTAGCGATGCGTCAGGAATTTAATGAGCAAGTGGAGAAATTACATTTAGCCATTAAGAAGCAACAATTCGTGGCCATCACTTATATTGATCGTGACGGCAATCAAACAACGCGTTCCGTGGAGCCTTATCACCTACTTTTTCGGAATCGTTCTTGGTATCTTCAAGGTTATAGCTTGGAGCGCGAGGATTTTCGTACATTCAAACTGTCACGAATTATTGATTTAGAGGTCGCGGCTGAAACTTTCGAAGGTCGGGCATTTACCGTGAAGCCTCTGAATGCGCCAATAACACAACCTCCTTTTGAAATGCAGGAAGTTAGTCTTATTATTGATAAAACAGCGCGGGAACAAATCGTGCTTCGGTTTAACGTGAACTCCATCGAGCCGCTAGACGAAACTTACTTTTTAGCTAAGGTGACGCTTCCAAATCATGAGGTTGGCTATCGTTTCCTTTTAACGTTGGGCGTGCATGTCACTATTCAGAATCAAGATGACTTTTACGACGGGTTTGTGGCGTATTTGCAGGAGATTCAAAATAAATATGATTAA
- a CDS encoding class I SAM-dependent methyltransferase: protein MKENKYDNPAFFEQYSKMSRSVDGLKGAGEWHEFKKMMPDFSGKRVLDLGCGFGWHCLYAIENGAESAVGVDISENMLAEARKKTDSPKISYIRQALEDIDFPPASFDVVISSLTFHYIESFQAMCEKINHSLASGGEFVFSVEHPVFTAQGTQDWYYDEDGSKLHWPVDKYFTEGLRTANFLGEDVAKYHKTLTTYVNTLLETGFELVKLVEPEPDAAMLNSHPDMPDELRRPMMLLVAARKK from the coding sequence ATGAAAGAAAATAAATATGACAATCCTGCTTTTTTTGAGCAGTACAGCAAGATGAGCCGCTCGGTGGACGGTTTAAAAGGAGCGGGAGAATGGCACGAATTCAAAAAAATGATGCCAGATTTCAGTGGGAAACGCGTGCTAGATCTCGGATGTGGATTTGGTTGGCATTGCCTTTATGCGATAGAAAATGGTGCGGAATCAGCAGTTGGTGTCGACATTTCTGAAAATATGTTAGCCGAGGCTCGTAAAAAAACGGATTCTCCGAAAATCAGCTATATCCGTCAAGCGCTCGAGGACATTGATTTCCCGCCTGCAAGTTTTGACGTGGTGATTAGCTCACTTACTTTCCATTATATCGAATCATTTCAAGCGATGTGCGAGAAAATAAATCATAGTTTGGCATCCGGCGGCGAATTCGTGTTTTCCGTTGAGCATCCGGTTTTCACGGCACAAGGGACGCAAGATTGGTACTATGACGAGGATGGGAGTAAATTGCATTGGCCAGTGGATAAATATTTCACGGAAGGTTTGCGGACGGCGAATTTCTTAGGCGAAGATGTGGCGAAATATCATAAAACGTTGACGACATACGTGAACACGCTGCTTGAGACTGGTTTTGAACTCGTGAAATTAGTGGAGCCAGAACCAGATGCGGCCATGTTAAACAGCCATCCAGATATGCCAGATGAGTTGCGTAGACCAATGATGCTACTTGTAGCGGCGCGCAAAAAATAG
- a CDS encoding glycosyl hydrolase family 18 protein: protein MKKRTKQIFGSLTAILLVLSIALSGILGIVNTPKVAAAEAKSPYRNVMYYGDWSITESEGKFYPKDIPADKLTHLNFAFMDFDSAGNLVFTDKDAAVSAAVGQKTAMGGILNALQDLRAANPNLKIGVSLGGWSKSGDFSEMAANDTARANFVQNVMKFVKYTNMDFVDVDWEYPNSPRDGDLLDNKEDEGTPNAGPADKANYVTLLQDLRTALDAQGETLDRTYELSVALPASQWTMSQGIDIEKVFEIIDFGNMMTYDMHGAWDSVTGHQTALYDNPNDPYANYGLSVDGVTKYLQSKGVPSEKIVIGAAFYTRGWNTVAEGTNTSLPGLFQAVERTNKNADGSTSNGANNEKPLVAGDGGTVGGIWSYRSIDTLKAVTPGLTEYWDDIAKAPYLYSKETGAFFTYDNVKSVTAKANYVKENNLGGVISWMQSQDKPTTSTKRDELTTAIKNGMFGAGNLAGNALPYQDLAVEMTVTPYTNDGTGYEITITNKEVANETSDVLKPIETAAETIKLPRLYIPIRDGEKLIAADDKAGVVKAANGYTVVDLASSDARLISQGESYKFRLKSNIAPTDLKTVTLAQRMTASGQELGQQLVYEGAEVPPKVEDIAAPSVPSNLRVAKVTSEEVVLNWDASKDNVAVAGYKVYRDGKEIATVTNPTYTDKQVKQGQSYSYTVKAFDAAGNVSKDSNKVTAKILVNKAPDKAPDKVENVSPVAEPSPNAPAKVEPNSSLPQTGDDFPLGLVLLGGLLAGTTAFYLRKK, encoded by the coding sequence ATGAAAAAGAGGACAAAACAGATTTTTGGGAGTTTGACAGCGATATTACTTGTTTTATCAATTGCTTTATCGGGTATTTTAGGAATCGTAAACACGCCAAAAGTGGCTGCAGCGGAAGCGAAGTCACCGTATCGAAACGTGATGTACTATGGTGATTGGTCGATTACAGAATCTGAAGGTAAGTTCTATCCAAAAGATATTCCAGCTGACAAATTGACACATTTAAATTTTGCATTTATGGATTTTGATAGTGCGGGGAATTTGGTTTTCACAGATAAAGATGCGGCCGTGAGTGCTGCGGTTGGCCAGAAAACAGCGATGGGGGGCATTTTGAATGCGCTTCAAGATTTACGTGCGGCCAATCCAAACTTGAAAATTGGGGTTTCTCTTGGCGGTTGGTCAAAGTCGGGTGATTTTTCTGAAATGGCAGCAAATGATACAGCGCGCGCTAATTTTGTACAGAATGTCATGAAGTTTGTGAAATATACGAACATGGATTTTGTGGATGTGGATTGGGAGTATCCGAATTCGCCTCGTGATGGGGATTTGCTTGATAATAAGGAAGATGAAGGAACGCCAAATGCTGGGCCTGCGGATAAGGCGAATTATGTGACATTGTTGCAGGATTTGCGTACGGCGCTTGATGCACAGGGTGAGACGTTGGATCGGACATATGAGTTGTCTGTAGCTTTGCCAGCGTCGCAGTGGACGATGAGTCAGGGTATTGATATTGAGAAAGTTTTTGAAATTATTGATTTTGGAAACATGATGACGTACGATATGCATGGTGCTTGGGATAGTGTAACTGGGCATCAGACGGCGCTTTATGATAATCCGAATGATCCTTATGCGAACTATGGTTTGTCGGTGGATGGTGTGACGAAATATTTGCAAAGTAAGGGTGTTCCTTCTGAGAAAATCGTGATTGGCGCCGCATTTTACACGCGTGGTTGGAATACGGTGGCAGAGGGCACGAACACGAGTCTGCCGGGCCTATTTCAAGCAGTGGAGCGCACGAATAAAAACGCGGACGGTTCCACGAGTAATGGCGCGAATAATGAAAAACCGCTTGTCGCTGGTGACGGTGGAACGGTTGGCGGGATCTGGTCTTATCGCAGCATTGATACGTTAAAAGCAGTGACGCCAGGCTTGACGGAATACTGGGATGATATCGCTAAAGCACCGTATTTATATAGTAAAGAAACGGGCGCATTTTTCACATATGACAACGTTAAGTCTGTGACAGCCAAGGCGAACTATGTGAAAGAAAATAATTTGGGTGGGGTCATTTCGTGGATGCAATCGCAGGATAAGCCGACAACATCGACAAAACGTGATGAACTAACAACCGCAATTAAAAACGGCATGTTCGGTGCTGGTAATTTGGCAGGTAACGCGTTGCCATATCAGGATTTAGCGGTTGAAATGACTGTGACGCCGTACACGAATGATGGCACAGGCTATGAAATTACGATTACAAATAAAGAGGTTGCAAACGAAACGAGCGATGTTCTAAAACCTATCGAAACAGCAGCGGAAACGATCAAGTTACCGAGATTATACATTCCCATTCGCGATGGTGAAAAATTGATTGCGGCAGATGATAAAGCGGGTGTGGTCAAGGCGGCAAACGGCTATACCGTCGTTGATTTAGCTTCCTCCGATGCACGACTTATTTCACAAGGTGAGAGCTACAAATTCCGTTTAAAATCGAACATTGCCCCAACCGATTTAAAAACAGTCACATTAGCGCAAAGAATGACGGCATCAGGTCAAGAACTTGGCCAGCAGTTAGTTTATGAAGGCGCAGAGGTTCCACCAAAAGTAGAGGACATAGCGGCACCAAGCGTTCCAAGCAATTTACGTGTGGCTAAAGTGACGAGTGAGGAAGTTGTTCTAAATTGGGATGCTTCCAAAGATAACGTTGCAGTGGCGGGTTATAAAGTGTATCGCGATGGTAAAGAAATCGCGACAGTAACAAACCCAACTTACACAGATAAGCAAGTGAAACAAGGCCAGTCATACAGCTATACAGTCAAGGCGTTTGACGCTGCAGGAAATGTCTCGAAAGATAGCAATAAAGTGACGGCGAAAATACTGGTAAATAAAGCTCCAGACAAAGCACCGGATAAAGTCGAAAATGTGAGCCCGGTTGCAGAGCCCAGTCCGAACGCACCAGCAAAAGTAGAACCGAATAGCAGCTTACCACAAACAGGTGATGATTTCCCGTTAGGCTTAGTATTATTGGGAGGCCTGCTGGCAGGGACGACCGCATTTTATTTGAGAAAAAAATAA
- the pgmB gene encoding beta-phosphoglucomutase has translation MEKLEGVIFDLDGVITDTAEYHYRAWKKLAERLDIKIDRVFNEELKGVSRMDSLDRILEYGDRLADFNATEKNEMADWKNELYKETIVDIKPSDILPGMEAFLDELKQAGIRTAVASASKNAEVILQSLGIREQFDFVVDAAKIEKSKPDPEIFLKALELLDLPADVCVGVEDAAAGVDSIKDAGIRAIGIGDATVLRRADVVLAGTDELRLETLKSLV, from the coding sequence ATGGAAAAGTTAGAAGGCGTTATTTTTGATTTGGATGGTGTTATTACGGATACAGCGGAGTACCATTACCGTGCTTGGAAAAAGCTTGCAGAGCGGCTTGATATAAAGATCGATCGCGTGTTTAATGAGGAATTAAAGGGCGTTAGTCGGATGGATTCTTTAGATCGGATTTTGGAATATGGAGATCGTTTAGCAGATTTTAATGCCACTGAAAAAAATGAGATGGCGGATTGGAAAAATGAGCTGTATAAAGAGACGATCGTGGATATTAAGCCGAGCGATATTTTACCAGGCATGGAAGCTTTTTTGGATGAGCTAAAACAGGCTGGAATTCGTACTGCAGTGGCTTCTGCATCGAAAAATGCCGAGGTGATTTTGCAGTCATTAGGCATACGTGAGCAGTTTGATTTCGTGGTCGATGCAGCGAAAATTGAGAAATCAAAACCAGACCCTGAGATTTTCTTGAAGGCGCTTGAACTGCTCGATTTACCCGCCGATGTTTGTGTCGGTGTGGAGGATGCGGCCGCTGGTGTGGATTCAATCAAAGATGCTGGAATTCGAGCTATCGGGATTGGCGATGCGACAGTTTTGAGACGTGCGGATGTTGTGCTTGCTGGAACGGATGAACTTCGTTTGGAAACTTTAAAATCATTAGTATAG
- a CDS encoding carbohydrate ABC transporter permease, which yields MKIKRFWKILTYTLLIGYGLVTLYPFLWAVMASFKPYSEIIGGGLSLLPKAPTLENFSYIFTRDPLFPRWILNSFIIATSGTILNIIFNSMAGYALARLSFPGRKQMFLIILAVIMVPAQILLIPNYLIMKSIGILDTYNALILPGAINFGYIFMMRQFFVNFPKEVEEAAQMDGLSRTQTFFRIVFPMAQASIATQGVFVFLGLWNEFMKPLLYITSPEKYTLTLGLQSFQTQNATQWNYIMAASVVSIIPILILYIVLNKYFMKGVRIGGDK from the coding sequence ATGAAGATAAAACGTTTTTGGAAAATCTTAACCTACACGTTGCTAATTGGTTACGGATTAGTGACGCTGTACCCGTTCTTATGGGCGGTGATGGCGTCATTCAAACCTTATAGTGAGATCATCGGTGGCGGACTTTCTTTACTACCGAAAGCGCCGACACTTGAAAATTTCAGCTATATTTTCACGCGAGATCCGCTATTTCCGAGGTGGATATTGAACTCATTTATCATCGCAACTTCTGGAACGATCCTAAATATTATTTTTAATAGTATGGCGGGATATGCACTGGCACGACTCAGTTTTCCTGGAAGAAAGCAGATGTTTTTGATTATTTTAGCGGTGATTATGGTCCCAGCGCAAATTTTGCTTATTCCAAACTATTTAATTATGAAATCGATTGGGATTTTGGATACGTATAATGCACTGATTTTACCAGGTGCCATTAACTTCGGTTACATTTTCATGATGCGTCAATTCTTTGTGAACTTCCCGAAAGAGGTCGAGGAAGCCGCGCAAATGGACGGGCTCAGCCGGACGCAGACGTTTTTCCGAATCGTTTTCCCGATGGCTCAAGCGTCGATCGCAACGCAAGGTGTATTTGTATTTCTCGGTTTGTGGAATGAATTCATGAAACCGTTACTCTATATTACATCCCCAGAAAAATACACGTTGACGCTTGGTTTGCAGTCGTTTCAGACGCAAAATGCGACCCAGTGGAATTATATTATGGCGGCCTCGGTTGTCTCGATTATTCCGATTTTGATTTTATACATTGTTTTGAATAAATATTTCATGAAAGGCGTACGTATCGGTGGTGATAAGTAG
- a CDS encoding carbohydrate ABC transporter permease — protein MNPNKSKRKAKEAAQGISFMLPTIIIMTVFTLIPIIYALFLSLNKVSLVGESSYQFVGLKNYTNAFQDERVWIALKNTVRYVIIVVPCQTILALLMASLLNSGIKFQNTFRTIFFLPTLTSSSALTMIFMFLFSLTGPVNNILVDFGILSEPINFINETQFALGTIMVMNIWSTVPFFMTIYLAGLQDIPKTMYEAAQVDGANAWKRLTRITVPQIAPITNYVLLMGIIGCFQLFDQAYIISGGSGGPNNATLTLSLIIYQYAFKSFDTMGYASAIAILLTIIIFVVSMLARKLNKEDVNEDGGAAS, from the coding sequence ATGAATCCAAACAAGTCTAAGCGTAAGGCAAAAGAAGCCGCACAAGGTATCTCTTTCATGTTACCAACAATCATTATCATGACCGTTTTCACATTGATACCAATTATCTACGCATTATTCCTATCTTTAAACAAAGTTAGTCTAGTCGGCGAATCCAGCTACCAGTTTGTTGGGCTGAAGAATTATACTAACGCATTCCAAGATGAGCGTGTCTGGATTGCGCTCAAAAACACAGTACGCTATGTTATTATCGTGGTGCCCTGCCAGACGATTTTGGCGTTATTAATGGCGTCATTACTTAATTCGGGAATTAAATTTCAAAATACATTCCGAACGATCTTTTTCCTACCTACGTTAACGTCGAGCTCGGCGCTGACTATGATATTCATGTTTTTATTCAGTTTAACTGGACCAGTCAATAATATTTTAGTTGATTTTGGCATTCTTAGTGAACCGATTAATTTTATTAATGAAACGCAATTCGCGCTTGGTACGATTATGGTGATGAATATTTGGTCTACTGTGCCGTTTTTCATGACGATTTACTTGGCGGGCTTGCAGGATATTCCGAAAACGATGTACGAGGCGGCGCAGGTGGACGGCGCGAATGCTTGGAAACGTTTGACGCGGATTACAGTTCCTCAGATTGCACCGATTACGAATTATGTCCTTTTAATGGGTATTATCGGCTGTTTTCAACTTTTTGACCAAGCATATATCATTTCTGGTGGGAGTGGTGGCCCGAATAACGCCACATTAACGCTTTCACTCATTATTTATCAGTACGCGTTTAAATCGTTCGATACAATGGGGTATGCTTCGGCAATCGCGATTTTACTGACGATTATCATCTTCGTAGTGTCGATGCTCGCGCGGAAGTTGAATAAAGAAGATGTTAATGAGGACGGAGGTGCGGCATCATGA
- a CDS encoding ABC transporter substrate-binding protein — MKKVLKMLGVMMAVFALVFTVACGNGTKDKASTEGKTVTLGVWKGTEAENTTRKKLIADFEKESGIKVKEKVYNDYETQLQTDLVGGTAPDVFYVDAYLAPSLIDKKVLAPLDDYISKTKDFNKDDFYKPVYSAFTGEDKAQYGLPKDYSTLGIFYNEKMFADAGIDPNTIPTTADKMGTFLENLKAKLPKDVVPSAFTADLARQMYIAQASGEPILDKDGYSNLDNPKIITALQPLVDWYQKGLIKRPADLGQDWSGDSFGAGKAAMMVEGNWAIAHLEQNFPDVKFGTKEVPTIDGKKGTMVFTVSYSMNAAAKDKDAAWELIQYFTGKTGMKTWAEGASVLPSRQSVAKEMKIETDPILKPFVAGAEYATPWQDGTTLSIVADQYKNMLPSALKGEMTLKEAMTKATTSANNDIKTQLKN, encoded by the coding sequence ATGAAAAAGGTTTTAAAGATGTTGGGAGTAATGATGGCTGTTTTTGCATTGGTGTTTACAGTTGCCTGCGGAAATGGAACGAAAGATAAGGCATCAACAGAGGGGAAAACGGTGACGCTAGGGGTTTGGAAAGGTACAGAAGCGGAGAATACAACACGCAAAAAACTTATTGCAGACTTTGAAAAAGAGTCTGGAATTAAGGTGAAAGAGAAGGTTTACAATGACTACGAAACACAACTTCAGACGGATTTAGTTGGTGGAACAGCACCAGACGTATTTTATGTGGATGCTTATCTTGCACCGAGTTTGATTGATAAGAAAGTTCTGGCACCGCTCGACGATTACATTTCGAAGACGAAAGATTTTAATAAAGATGATTTTTATAAACCTGTTTACAGTGCATTTACAGGCGAAGATAAGGCGCAGTATGGCTTGCCGAAAGATTATTCGACACTTGGAATTTTCTATAACGAGAAGATGTTCGCGGATGCTGGGATTGATCCAAATACAATTCCTACAACGGCTGACAAAATGGGGACTTTCCTTGAAAATTTAAAAGCTAAATTGCCGAAAGACGTTGTTCCTAGTGCCTTCACGGCTGACCTTGCTCGCCAAATGTACATCGCGCAAGCATCTGGAGAACCAATTTTAGATAAAGATGGCTACTCTAATCTGGATAATCCAAAAATTATAACAGCATTACAACCACTAGTAGATTGGTATCAAAAAGGCTTGATTAAACGCCCAGCTGATTTGGGACAAGACTGGTCAGGAGACTCATTTGGAGCTGGAAAAGCGGCGATGATGGTCGAAGGAAACTGGGCAATCGCACATTTAGAGCAGAACTTCCCAGATGTGAAATTTGGAACGAAAGAAGTACCAACGATTGATGGTAAAAAAGGAACGATGGTATTCACGGTGAGTTATTCGATGAACGCGGCAGCAAAAGACAAAGATGCAGCGTGGGAATTGATTCAATATTTCACAGGGAAAACAGGCATGAAGACATGGGCAGAGGGCGCATCAGTATTGCCATCACGCCAATCCGTAGCGAAAGAAATGAAAATTGAGACAGATCCGATTTTAAAACCGTTCGTAGCTGGCGCAGAATATGCGACACCATGGCAAGACGGAACGACACTTTCGATTGTTGCAGACCAATACAAAAACATGCTCCCATCAGCGCTCAAAGGCGAAATGACACTGAAAGAAGCGATGACAAAAGCGACGACGAGTGCGAATAATGATATAAAAACACAATTGAAAAACTGA
- a CDS encoding LacI family DNA-binding transcriptional regulator, which produces MATIKDIAKDTGFSVTTVSRALNGYSDVNEETRAIIRASAQKLKYSPNMLAQSLVTKKSKTIGLLVTDLKRESVKDNFVFEVLCGVSEYVATIDYEMILISTTTSRQRNKTFSQVVGERNLDGVVIQGLKKDDPYLTEAVASNLPTVLIDIPIENDSTGFVTSDQEESVKTAIKYLSRLGHKKIAFMNGHKHAYVSEIRFKAYQEALSEIGITYDEKLICYGDFEEEKAYQTALNFLLATQDVSAIFCASDIMALGVLQAARELQISVPEELSIIGFDNILLTRYVSPSLSTVAQSPFELGKAAATLVLEIINKTSSEHHQVLQNELIVRESSGPKN; this is translated from the coding sequence TTGGCAACAATCAAAGATATTGCGAAAGACACCGGTTTTTCTGTAACCACTGTTTCGCGTGCACTCAACGGTTATAGCGATGTAAATGAAGAGACACGAGCTATCATTCGCGCCTCCGCACAAAAATTAAAATACAGCCCAAACATGCTAGCCCAGAGCCTCGTTACAAAGAAATCCAAAACCATTGGCCTGCTTGTAACCGACTTAAAAAGAGAAAGTGTGAAAGACAATTTTGTATTTGAAGTATTGTGTGGCGTAAGTGAATATGTAGCAACGATAGACTACGAAATGATCTTGATCAGCACGACCACATCCAGGCAGCGCAACAAAACATTCAGCCAAGTCGTCGGCGAACGAAACCTAGATGGCGTCGTGATCCAAGGTCTGAAAAAAGACGATCCTTACTTAACAGAGGCCGTCGCAAGCAACCTTCCCACCGTCCTTATTGATATTCCAATTGAAAACGATTCGACAGGTTTTGTCACATCAGATCAAGAAGAAAGCGTGAAGACAGCAATCAAATATTTATCGCGTCTAGGACACAAGAAAATCGCCTTCATGAATGGCCACAAACACGCCTATGTGAGCGAAATTCGTTTCAAAGCTTATCAAGAAGCCCTATCCGAAATCGGCATTACATATGATGAAAAGCTGATTTGTTATGGTGATTTTGAAGAAGAGAAAGCCTATCAGACCGCGCTCAATTTCTTACTTGCAACACAGGATGTATCCGCGATATTCTGCGCCAGCGACATCATGGCATTAGGCGTTTTACAAGCCGCTCGCGAACTGCAAATTAGCGTTCCTGAAGAACTTTCGATCATCGGTTTTGATAATATTTTATTAACCCGCTACGTCAGTCCTTCGCTAAGCACCGTGGCACAAAGCCCTTTTGAACTCGGAAAAGCCGCGGCAACGCTTGTTTTAGAGATCATCAACAAGACTTCAAGCGAACACCATCAAGTTTTACAGAACGAACTTATCGTCCGCGAATCCAGCGGTCCTAAAAATTAA
- a CDS encoding DUF1189 family protein — protein MGIIEQFQQSLFFQWKAIGKWKPQSIWKSFFYLLCLVLISSLILSFSSFSKTSKLDYEALLTEMEPFVLSEQGLDYDGEPLIVPVPVFDVTIMIGDVTQRAKTDYVVELKKDGFKFGKNGLMSPNTMPYSSLPIWGTQEKYTNTDALKLLQDNESQVKQLAFFYQYVKAFLQVIISVVLIFVIALASIPFGRSASVSYQRLWMFGAYGMTLPLVLKTILKLTGFFIPYFGMIYWFAVIIFVFLTVNKIKRST, from the coding sequence ATGGGAATAATCGAGCAGTTTCAACAGAGTTTATTTTTCCAATGGAAAGCAATTGGGAAGTGGAAACCTCAAAGTATTTGGAAATCGTTTTTTTATTTGCTGTGTTTGGTGTTGATTTCATCCCTTATTTTGAGTTTTTCTAGTTTTTCGAAGACGTCAAAATTGGATTATGAGGCACTTTTGACGGAAATGGAGCCATTTGTGTTATCAGAGCAAGGACTGGATTACGATGGGGAGCCTTTGATTGTTCCCGTTCCAGTTTTTGATGTGACGATTATGATTGGAGATGTGACACAGCGGGCGAAGACGGATTATGTTGTGGAGCTGAAAAAGGATGGATTTAAGTTTGGGAAGAATGGTTTGATGTCGCCAAATACTATGCCGTATAGTAGTTTGCCGATTTGGGGAACGCAGGAGAAATATACAAATACAGATGCGTTGAAGTTGTTGCAGGACAATGAATCACAGGTTAAACAGTTGGCGTTTTTCTACCAGTATGTGAAGGCGTTTTTGCAAGTGATTATTAGTGTAGTGCTGATTTTCGTCATCGCATTGGCATCGATCCCATTTGGGCGCAGTGCATCGGTTAGTTACCAGAGGTTGTGGATGTTCGGGGCTTATGGAATGACGCTACCACTTGTGTTGAAGACGATTCTTAAGTTGACGGGATTCTTTATTCCATATTTCGGGATGATCTACTGGTTTGCGGTTATTATTTTCGTGTTTTTGACGGTTAATAAAATAAAGAGGAGCACCTAA